The nucleotide sequence ACTTGAAGTCTCGATGAAGCACACAGGAAGCACACCTCAAAAtcctaggtcttaagagtatttatagggttttgtctagggttagggtttgtaAGGGTAAAGACGTCTTTTCTTATTGAGTGTAGGACAAGGGGGGGCAAAagaggcttctggaccgtggatgaggcttggactgggccgccgtgatggtcgctggtcaggccttgaatCGGCTGGTCGGTTCTTCTTATGTCGGTTTATAATACGTCTGGGTAAATCAggcataacttccggatgaatgaatggattgacttgattctacttcgaggagaaagatgactcttccagatttccatagacaccaagcacGTAAAAATGTGAGTTCGGGAAAGTCTTCAAAAGTGGCCCGTACTGAAGACCTCTGAAACTTttctaaaacgtattttccttgtcttttggtccaaattgctataaaacttgtaaaaccttcttgaaacctgaaatacttgataatagacattaaagccttgaaatctcatcaaacgcttcctaaatgcatatgaaaactatagctaatatgagtaaaataatgatgttatcaacggTTTTGGggtgagtgtcgatcgacaccaacaatttTTAGTTCGGTCGGTTTAGTTTGAATTGTTGGTTTGAAGCGGTTTGGAATTTGAAAATCCTAGATCGTGGTATTTAAGGGGAAGGTCGACTTTTGGGGTTTTGCTTAGCCTCCTTGTCGTTCCAGAGAGgctagagaaaaggaaaaagtccTTGAAAGTTCCTGAGAGTTCTTGGAGGTTTTGCTGAAGGTTTTTAGGCTTTTTGGTGGTGTGGGTTGTTTGTGGAGAAGTATATATGGGCTTGGGTGATGTTAGGAGAGCTGCTGCGAGGCTTGAATCTTGTTGTTCTTCGTTCTATTATTTCTAAAttgaggtgagtgcatgaccatgacttatatGAGCGATTAGATCTCTGATTAATGTGTTTCTATGATCAGTGATTGATTTCCTTGTGAGTTTGTGTGATTTTGTGGTGACCATGACTTATATTTTGTCTGTTGCTTGGTTTGGCTACTTTGAGTGTCATGGACGAGTTTTTGGTTTGTGGAGGCCGTGATCTGTCTAACCTGTCTAATCTGATTACTTTCCGCTAACTTTTTgtataccgattatttttgtAGCGAAATATAAATCaactatctttttttgttatttagacattaaAATCaagagtttgtgatgttttacaataactaatgtactaacttttaatgaaaatgctaaaattttattttaaatttatgttttatgtgtttaccataattGACAATATTATATGCACAAAACTACTCTTCTATAGGTACAAAACTACACTTCCATGTTGATCATTTTCAAAACTACCCTTTTTCAggtacaaaatgaccaaattgtcatttttttggtgacaacaaaaatgtatagtcaccaaaatagaaataaaatttctgcaaaaaaatgaaaaattttccagccaaaaataaaaaaattcctgccaaaattacaaaataagatttttccgccgaaaattttataatttataaattatacaaaccttacaaaaactttgtaaaagcgtttacaatatttttataaggtttttataaaactttataaggtttttataaaaaaatttataaggtttttataaagtttttataaggtttttataaagtttttataaggtttttataagattattttataattttttataaaatttctacTTATAAACACTTTGTAAATGtcctataaatatatttcaatcATTTAAAATGTAAAACAGGGTATAGAAATGTAgaatgttttctgtgtttttatTCATTCATCGTctcccaaatatatatacagacaAAAGATCTAGTTACCAAACTAAGGAGATTGCATCTTATCAATGCTGACTTATTCTCCACGCTAACACTTACCAAAACATACAGACAAAATATACATCAAATATATGCTCAAATATTCTCTAATGACAGTCGACTTCCACATGCTTGGTACGTTCATGAAAGATGGGGTTTGCAGCGATATGTAGTGCGGCCTGATTGTCGCAGTGTAACGCCATAGGTTCTGTTTGATTCACTCCAAAGTCTTTCAGCAACACTTTCAACCACTACAGTTCACATACCGTGAGAGCCATGGATCGATACTCAGATTCAGCAGAGGATCGAGACGTGACATTCTGCTTTTTCGTTTTCCATGACACCGAAGAATCCCCAAGAGTAATAAACCAACCACCAACTGATTTACGAGACAACGGACACCCAGCATAATCAGCATCACACCAACCTACTAACTTTAAACTTGAACTAGACTTCAACAAAAATACCTTGCCTGGGGGTGCTTTTCAAATACCGAACCACTCGCAATGCACTCAGCCAATGATCATTGCGAGGTGCCTTCATAAATTGTGACAACACATTTACGACATACGCCAAATCAGATCGTGTTGCTAACAAGTAGAGCAACCGACCCACCAATCGTCGATACTTTTCAGGGTCAGCCATAAGTGGTGCTTTAGAGAGACCAAGCTTATGTTGTTGCTCTAAAGGAGTGAGATCAGGTTGTGCTCCCAACAGACTTGTCTCATAGATGATATCAAGAGTATACTTTCTTTGACATATGAAAATACCTTTTTTGCTTCTTGCAACCTCAATGcctaaaaaatatctcaaaggACCCAAATCTTTCATGTGAGAGCATTCACCTAAATAACCTTTGAACTTGCGAATCTCGGCCGAATCATTTCCGCCAATGATCAAATCATCGACATATACAAGAATATATATCTCAGAACTACCTCGACGCAGATGAAACATAGAATAATCTGCTCGAGACTGACAGAAACCATACTCGAGGAGAGCTCCGCGCAGCTTTGTAAACCAACAGCGCGGTGATTGTTTCAAGCCGTAGATCGATTTCTTCAGCTTACACACCATGTTCTTGCCCCCTATTCGAAATCCCGGTGGCAATGTCATATACACCTCTTCGTCTAGATCTCCATGCAAAAATGCATTATGCACATCCATCTGGTTCAAATCCTAGTTCTTTGCCGCAGCAATCTCCAAAAAAATTCGAACAGTTGAGATTTTGATAACGGGTGCAAACGTCTCAGTGTAATCGACCCCTTCCTTTTGTCTATTTCCAAGTGCCACTAATCGAGCTTTGAACCTTTCAATAGTCCCATCAGACTTGTACTTGATTTTGAACACCCACTTACAACTGATAGCCTTCTTACCTAGAGGAAGCTCCGTCAGATCAAACGTGTTGTTTAGTTCATTGGCATCAACTTCGTTGGTCATGGCCACACGCCAACGTTTATCCACTACCGCTTCTCGAAACGTTGTCGGTTCCGTATTCTCACTAACCGTGGCTAGAAAAGCAAGAAACGGAGCAGAAAATTTTGTGGCAGCGAGATAGTCAGACAACGGGTACAAACTGTTGTCATCGGTCTCAACCTGGATGTTAGTGTTCATCACATAATCCCGAAACTTACTTGGCAGTTTCATGGATCGCAAGCCAGGCCCGAGTCTTTCCACTGGTTCAAGATTTTCTGATTCACTTTCTGCAAGTTCTTCATCATCGAGTATAACAACCGTCTCCTCTTCTTGTTCTGCTCGATTTTCCTTTGTTTCAGTATGAGGATGATCCTCCTATGTTTCAGCCCGTTCAATGTTATTTTCCTGTTCAACGTGATTATTGCGCAACGCCAACGAATCTTCTAAGACCTGttcgacatcttcttcttcatcccagCCAAAATCTGAAATGTCATCTTCTTTTCTCATAGGGACCGTTGTCTCGCAGCTCATCGGAAAAGTGTTCTCAACAATGACCACATCTCGTGATACAAACATCTCTTCGGTTTCCAAATCAAACATATTCCATCCTTTTTTCCAAAAGGGTAGCCCAAAAAAACGCATCTTCTACTCCGAGCTTCGAATTTGTCTCCTCCACGACGTTGTTTGTGTGCAAAAGCTAAACAACCGAAAACCCTTAGATTCTCGTATGCTGGAGCTGTGTTATAGATAAGCTCATACGGAGTTTTCCCTTTCAGCAACCGTGACGGGGTACGGTTTATCAGGTACGCAGCGCTCAATACACTCTCTCCCCAAAACTTGGCCGACAGCAAGGACTGAAATAACAACGCCCGAGCCACATTGAGGATATGGCGATGCTTTCTTACCACTCTCCCATTTTGGTGTGGTGTGCCAACACATGACGTTTGGTGTATGATTCCCATTCTTTTGAACTCAGACGTAAGGCACATAAACTCCGTACCATTGTCACTCCTCACAACTTTGATATCCTTGTTAAATTGTCTTGACACTAGTGCCACAAAATTCATCAGAGTTTCTTTGACCTATGACTACTCTCGCAACAAATATACCCAAACTCCTCTCGAGAAGTCATCCACaatggtaaaaaaataataagagttgCACAGAGTTGGACGTCGATAAGGTCCCCATAAATCAACGTGTATCATATCAAAAACTCCATCACTTTTATTATCGCTTGCATGAAAAACTTCACGGCAATGTTTTAGCCTTTATACAAGTATCACAAACTGAAAAGTCTTTATTCCTAGGACCAACAACTGGAAGTAAATCAAAAACACCATTAGAAGGATGCCCAAGCCTTTGATGCCAAAGATCTTCAGCTCCAACTTTATTCAAATGAAAAACTTGAAACTCTTGCAAGCGACGGAAAAGTAAAGACCATCCTTAAGCTCTCATGCTCCAGTCACACTCCTCGTTATACGGTCCTGAATCACACATCCCTTATTAGCAATCTGCATTACCACATCGAGATCCGCAACTAGTTGTAACACAGATATCAAATTACATTTCAGCTCAGGCACAAACAACACATTTCTCagttcaaaatcatcatcaaacttcACTGTTCCCTTTTCTTTTGCCAAACTATTATTTCCATTTGGCAACCCTATGGTACACGGCAAAATATACTTTTGATCCGACAACAAATCACTAAACCCTGTCATATGATTTGTAGCTCCTGTATCTAATACCCAATCGATTGAGAGAGACTTACCACTAAGACGAGGTGTGTTTCCCTTACTGTTCTCAAGGAGTTTCACGAGTGTTCCCCATTTCTCGTTTGTTAGGCCTGTGTAGCCACTCCTCTCTGCTTCTACACTCGTATCAGCTCCATCTTGTGCCACCATGATGTTTGCATGAGCCATGCCTCCACGTCCTCTCCCTATTCCTTGACGTCCGCCACCCTGCGCAAATCCCCCATTGCCTCGAGCTCGCTCAGTCCACAACTCCGGATATCCGATCACTTGAAAACAAGTATCAGGTGTATGTCCAGTCTTCTTGCATACCGAACATAccatctttcctttttcttccttACCAGTCAAGGAATTTCCTCCTCGTACTGCAAACGCCACTTGAGTGTTCTCTTGTTCCCTTCCTCTCATGACGGTGTTGACTCGCTCCACTGACTTCACCTTTGAGTACACCTGGTTCATGTTTGGAAGCGGATCTTTGCTGATGGTCGACATCCTCACTCCTCCATATAGAGCCGTGTCAAGTCCAAGAAGGAATTGATAAATTCGATCatcctctcttttcttctccagTTCGCCGTTAATGTTGCAAGAGCATCTTCCACACTTGCAAGATATCACCTTGTCATAATTAGACAAGTCCTCCCACAGCATCTGCAGCTTCCCAAAGTATTCAATCACGCTCAGATTCCCTTGGCGACAATGAGCAAGTTCCGCCTTAATCTCATGAATTCTTGGTCCATTTCCTTCAGAAAATTGATCTTTTATCTCTGTCCAAAGCTCCTTCGGATCTTCCTTGTTTGCCAGTGTTCTTCTCACTTTTGGATCGATCGTGTTGAGGATCCAAAGTGCCACCATTGACTTTGCTGATAGCCAATCTTCATACTCCGCTTCATCTTCATCTGGTTTCGATATGGTTCCATCAAcaaaaccatatttcttcttgactCGCAATGCCGTCCGCACTGCCTGAGCCCATTCATCAAAGTTATCTCCATTGAATTGAACTTGCGCTATGATCGCGCCAGGATTCTCCGTTGGTGCTAGTTGGAACGCTGAGACAACAGCCTTCGAACCTTCTGATTTCATGATCGCCTTTGTCTCTTATGACATCTTTCAAATCTTCAAATTTTCTTGCCaattggctctgataccatgtaaaacAAGGTATAGAAATGAAgaatgttttctgtgtttttatTCATTCATCGTCTcgcaaatatatatacagacaAAAGATCTAGTTACCAAACTAAGGAGATTGCATCTTATCAATGCTGACTTATTCTCCACGCTAACACTTACCAAAACATACAGACAAAATATACACCAAATATATGCTCAAATATTCTCTAacataaaatcttataaaaactctaaagaagccttgtaaattttttttggcgggaatttttttttgtcgaaatttttgtCATAAACTTTTTGGCggaaaagttttctaaaaaaaattgacgggaaagttttgtttttattttgttgactaaaatatttttcaagtaGGGGtaaaatgattattaaaaattaaaagagggcaaaaatgaaaatgaccaaaatatggtatttttggaaaggaGTATATAAAAAGGGTGATTAGCACTCACACCTACTTTTTATCACTCTTCTTTCACTTACACCTACTTTCTATTCTTACTATACTTTTCCAACTTATTAGCTTAGGTGTCTGCAGGCAAAACTGCCCTccaaaataaagtattttccAACCCCATACTCCCATAGTGTGCAATGGATGGTTTTTagggtagaaaaaaaaagaatgttgtctgtttttttctttatcctaTGGTCTCtccctttctttctctctctctattctctctttcttttatttttattttcatttatttagttattatcaaaatgttttgtATATTGTTTTACACAAAAGattatgatttcattttttctacattttaagatgcattttgttatattttaggtgaataaattttagttgaacatttgtttgACGATAAATGGATGGTAAACTGTGGATACTTAATTATGCttgaattttaaaacatataaaaacctaattaattaaaaagtttgtGGTTTGGTAAATTAGTCAtgtataactaattttttatataaattactatattatattataagacTTTAAGAATATCTTTTAGATGAACTTAACATAAATACAAAGTTTGTAAGAATACATTGTAGGTTGTAGAGCTTCTCTCAACTATTGGAGTTGGTTGTCACAATTTTTGCTTCAAAAGCatttgtggatacttatttttggatagttaattagtttattaaattcataatttgagTATGTAATGTGGTTGGTTGGATGTGGTTTTGTGGATTCACTTTTGTGGATGTCTTCCGCATGTGAAGTAATATGAATGActtttggtttagggtttagggtttaagatttaGGTATCAGGGCTTATGTGAATGATTTGTCTTATTTTGGATTCAGGATTTAGGATTTAAAATTCAGGGTGtagagtttagggtttgaggtttaaggtgtaggattttgattttgggttcAGGATTCAGGTtctagagtttagggtttaggatttagaatttaggaTGTTTGGTTTAGGTTTAAGAATTTAGGTCTTGGACTTAGGATGATATGTCTATGTGAATTCATTGTCTATGTTTTGGGTTTATGTTGTAGGGGCTAGGGTTCAGGGGGTATGGTTTAGGATTTTTGGTTAGGATTCGGGGTTTAGGTTTTagtgtttagaattttataattttaggaATTAGGTTTTAGGGTTCATGTGGATTTTGTGTCAATATTTTGGATTTAGGGGTTAGGATTTAGGgcttagatttagggtttaggctacaacgacaacatcaaatccatatattcatgaTTATGTGGATACCAAGAGAATTTGTGGATACTAGAAACACATGACCATAAATCCAAAACCTTTTATACTAAATCTTAAACAGTTGAAACAATAAACCCAAACCCGAATATTGACACTAAATCCATGAAAGACCTAAATGTTTTTAGCCGAtcacatttaaaaattaaaatgacttacatattatatatttctttttaccATACATCTCATCCATGTGGACATTGCTAGGTGGATAAGCAAACATGAACAATTGACAAAActctattttataatttcttacTATTTGATAGATCTTTCAAATACTAACACCAAAAGTGGTCATTGATGAATACAAAAGTAATCATATCCATGACATTAACATTTAATGGGACCtagttaaataaattcattaatttctaaattatttaattaatttagttttgactTAGAAATTGTTGATTTGACTATGAACACCAATTCAATTGTattaggttcagattttattttatttttttgtggaaagaaaaatattgaaagatgcaaaaaatatttatttacaaattacttaacttttttttt is from Camelina sativa cultivar DH55 chromosome 20, Cs, whole genome shotgun sequence and encodes:
- the LOC104772515 gene encoding uncharacterized protein LOC104772515, coding for MKSEGSKAVVSAFQLAPTENPGAIIAQVQFNGDNFDEWAQAVRTALRVKKKYGFVDGTISKPDEDEAEYEDWLSAKSMVALWILNTIDPKVRRTLANKEDPKELWTEIKDQFSEGNGPRIHEIKAELAHCRQGNLSVIEYFGKLQMLWEDLSNYDKVISCKCGRCSCNINGELEKKREDDRIYQFLLGLDTALYGGVRMSTISKDPLPNMNQVYSKVKSVERVNTVMRGREQENTQVAFAVRGGNSLTGKEEKGKMVCSVCKKTGHTPDTCFQVIGYPELWTERARGNGGFAQGGGRQGIGRGRGGMAHANIMVAQDGADTSVEAERSGYTGLTNEKWGTLVKLLENSKGNTPRLSGKSLSIDWVLDTGATNHMTGFSDLLSDQKYILPCTIGLPNGNNSLAKEKGTVKFDDDFELRNVLFVPELKCNLISVLQLVADLDVVMQIANKGCVIQDRITRSVTGA